Part of the Stackebrandtia endophytica genome is shown below.
ATCCGCAACCGGTCGGTCGACGGACAGACCGGCTACGAGGTGGTGACCCCGTTGATCATGGACACCGGTGAGGCCGTTCTGGTCGATCGCGGGTGGGTGCCCGCCTCCGATCAAGGTGCGATGGCGTTGCCGGAGGTTCCCGCGCCCCCGACGGGCGTCGTGGAGATCACCGGACGGGTGCGCGCCTCCGAATCGCAGCTCAGCGAGCTCAACCAGGTCGACGGCATCAACCAGGCCCGCACGATCAACACCGATCAGATCGCCGAGACGGTGGCCTATGAACTGGTGGGCGGGTACATCACCGACACCGACCCCGGCGAGGGCCTGGTGGCGATCCCGGTGCGGGAGGAGAAGTCGTGGCAGAACTTCGCCTACGCCTATCAGTGGTGGCTGTTCGCGTTGATGATCCCGATCGGGTTGGTCATGCTGGCCCGTCGTGAGGCCAAAGTGGAGGAGACCACGCCGACCGGTGGCGACACCGGGGAAGCAGTCGGGGAACCGGTTGCCGCACGGGGTTAGCCTGGGTCGAGGTCATGGGCGCCCGATTCGCGGATGTGAAGGTGTGACCGGTTCACGGTGTCGGCGACCGTGAGCGAGTGGTGGTTCCGCCGCAGTGCGGTCGCGTGACCGCTGGAACCATGCGATCACCGATCCCCTGCCGACGGCCCCCAGATCTGCCCGCACCGGACCGACTCGCTAGGAACCCCTCATGACCGATGTCCCCAGGCTCGTCATCTCCTCTCCCTCGTCGGCGCAGAGTAAGACCACGGTGTCGGTGGGGCTGTTGGCCGCACTCACCGCCCGCGACCTGCGCGCCAGCGGGTTCAAAGTCGGCCCCGACTACGTCGACGCCGGATACCTCGGGATGGCATGCGGTCGGGTGGGCCGCAACCTCGACGCACGATTGACGAGTCAGTCGCTGCTCACCGAACTGTTCGCCCACGGCAGTGAAGCCGCCGACATCGCGATCATCGAGGGCAACCTCGGTGTCTTCGACAGCACC
Proteins encoded:
- a CDS encoding SURF1 family protein — encoded protein: MRYRFLISWRWLGVTAVAAVLIATCVWLGMWQHDRYEHRAATNDRIAAASQDNAAPLETILAVGEQPATDEVWSIVTVTGEFDSTGQVLIRNRSVDGQTGYEVVTPLIMDTGEAVLVDRGWVPASDQGAMALPEVPAPPTGVVEITGRVRASESQLSELNQVDGINQARTINTDQIAETVAYELVGGYITDTDPGEGLVAIPVREEKSWQNFAYAYQWWLFALMIPIGLVMLARREAKVEETTPTGGDTGEAVGEPVAARG